The Syntrophorhabdaceae bacterium genomic sequence GATTGCCACACCCTGCGGGCTCGCAATGACAAAGAGAAAAATGGCTCGCAATGACACAATGAAATTCGTAGCTCGATACCGGTTGTTAGCCAGACAGACCAGATAAACCGGGTTCATGGCTGAAGGCTGATAGCCGGCAGGATTGCAAACCTGCAGGCTGGATTCGTTACTCGTCGATCCCCTTCCACCTCGTGAAGAGGGAGTTGTCTATCTCGAGAAGATCCAGGATCTTTCCTGCAGTGTGGTTCAACAGATCATCTATCGTACGCGGGGAATGGTAAAATGCGGGGATCGGAGGTAGAATGATGCCGCCGAGGCCGGCAACCCTGCTCATCAGCTCAAGGTGGCCTTTATGGAGAGGTGTTTCTCTCACAACAAGGATCAATTTTCGTCTCTCTTTCAGGACAACATCGGCAGCCCTTACGATGAGGTTATCATTGTACGAGTGGGCTACACCGGAAAGCGTTTTAACCGTGCAGGGGATAATGACCATCCCCTCTGTTCTGAAGGACCCGCTCGATATGGAAGATGCGAGATTTCCGATATCATGGACCTGAGAGGCAAGCCCCTCCACATTCTCGATCGTGTAATCTGTTTCAATGAGTATATTCTTCTTTCCCGCATCAGAGAGAATAAGATGTGTTTCGACCTCTTTGTTCTTTAACGCCTCGAGCAATCTGATACCGTAAATGACACCTGTCGCGCCTGTGATACCGACAATAATACGCCTCACCTTTTTGATACCTCCGCAATGATCCTTTTTGTGATTGTCCCGCATATCTCTATAACCAGCTCAATGTCCTTCTTTTTCAGTCTGTCCCAGTGGATACCGGCAGCAACTGTCACCCTCTTGTTTAACCCTTTTGAAAGCTCCTCTGACATTGCCCTTGCCACCACATCTTCTTTATGACCCACATGGGTAAAGACCGAGCTGGTCGAGCTTATCTTTTTCGCATCCTTTATGCCTGGCCTCGGCTGGGCGATCGCAACAGCACCAATGTGGGCGCGACCGCCTGTGAGGATAACAAGGATATCGTCGCCGACCAGCATGGTACGCGCCGATATCTCAAAAGACCCCTTCTTCTCTGAAATATCGAAAAAATCCATCCAGCTATCTTATCTCATCTATAAGTTCTTATCTATCTTTTTTATCATCCTGTCCAGGATCTCCACTGCCCGCTCCGCAAAGACCGTCTCGCTTATGTGAGCGTCCATCTCCTCGACAGGGATACCTGGTCTGAGAATCGTCTTTAACCGATCAACAAAAACCATATCAATATCAGGGTCAAAGAGTTCCACGCCGGGTTTATCGATCTCGGACCAACCCCTCTTCGGGATGAGCACATGCACCGGTCCCTGTGACTTATTAAGCTTCTCTCCGATTATCTGCGCAAATTTTACCATTTCGTCCTTATCCATACGAACACAAAAACGTACGTCGTGGCCATGGGTCCTTCTTCCCTTCAAGATATCCGGCATGGGGTAGTAGGGGCTGAAGACGGCGTTATCAAGACCACCAGGGGCAAAAAGCAGCGGTATCCCCATCTTTCCCGCCATTTCGAACCGTTTCTGCCCTATACCCTTGCAGTATCCTCCGTAGATCTCGTCCGCCAGTTCATGGGGAGTGAGGTCAAGGATGCCGATGAGCATGCCCTGTTCGATCATCTCCTCCATCGCCATTCCGCCGACCCCATTAGCATGGAAAGCGATCATCTCATATCCCCTTTTAACAAGGAGCGGCTCGGCGTTCAGCGCGCAGGCGGAATTAATGCCGTAGGCGCTAACTCCCACCATCGGTTTCCCCTTTTTTACGGTATCGCCAAAGGACATCATTCCACATACGGCATGGGCTGCCTGTCCGAGTATATGACGGATAAATTCATTAGAACCGAGAATATCGGCTACTGAATGAAACATGACGATGTCTTTCGTCTCTATAAACTCCCTGATGTCCCTCGACGCTACCGTAGAGACAAGAACCTTGGGTAACCCAAAAGGTAAAGAACGCATGATAAAAGCGGCTATAGCGGTACCTGTGCCGCCTCCCATGCCAAAAACCCCGTTCAGTTTCCCTTCTCTGAAAAGACGTTGTGCAACAATGGCACCGCCCTCCTGAACAACCCTCACTGCCGCTGACCGGTCTCTCTCTGCGATAAGCCGGTCGAGGTCATATCCGGCAGCCTCTGCCAATTCGTATCGTGTGATGTGAGGATCCGTTTGGGCTTTCAAAAGAGTCCCTATATCCATAAGGATCGGTTGACTGCCGAGGTGTTCCACGCAGTCCTTTACATAGGCAGCTTCCCTTCCTTTTGTATCGAGGGTAGTAATGATAAGTAATTGTTTCTTCATATATCTAAACCTTAACTTTAGTGGGGGTCATGGCCTTTTCA encodes the following:
- a CDS encoding UbiX family flavin prenyltransferase, yielding MRRIIVGITGATGVIYGIRLLEALKNKEVETHLILSDAGKKNILIETDYTIENVEGLASQVHDIGNLASSISSGSFRTEGMVIIPCTVKTLSGVAHSYNDNLIVRAADVVLKERRKLILVVRETPLHKGHLELMSRVAGLGGIILPPIPAFYHSPRTIDDLLNHTAGKILDLLEIDNSLFTRWKGIDE
- a CDS encoding Tm-1-like ATP-binding domain-containing protein; this translates as MKKQLLIITTLDTKGREAAYVKDCVEHLGSQPILMDIGTLLKAQTDPHITRYELAEAAGYDLDRLIAERDRSAAVRVVQEGGAIVAQRLFREGKLNGVFGMGGGTGTAIAAFIMRSLPFGLPKVLVSTVASRDIREFIETKDIVMFHSVADILGSNEFIRHILGQAAHAVCGMMSFGDTVKKGKPMVGVSAYGINSACALNAEPLLVKRGYEMIAFHANGVGGMAMEEMIEQGMLIGILDLTPHELADEIYGGYCKGIGQKRFEMAGKMGIPLLFAPGGLDNAVFSPYYPMPDILKGRRTHGHDVRFCVRMDKDEMVKFAQIIGEKLNKSQGPVHVLIPKRGWSEIDKPGVELFDPDIDMVFVDRLKTILRPGIPVEEMDAHISETVFAERAVEILDRMIKKIDKNL